From Dermacentor albipictus isolate Rhodes 1998 colony unplaced genomic scaffold, USDA_Dalb.pri_finalv2 scaffold_17, whole genome shotgun sequence, one genomic window encodes:
- the LOC135896208 gene encoding superoxide dismutase [Cu-Zn]-like, whose product MITASFLLSLLLSVFASVNTEGEQLITDAVCVFETGTPQGYVQFHQKPSQRVTVQGNISQLAPGLHGFHVHEYGDLTDGCTSAGSHYNPFGKNHGAPFDQDRHVGDLGNIEADESGSAVFALTDRQLELNGMLSIIGRSIVVHEDKDDLGRGNFSDSLTTGHSGSRIACCVIGIAPDS is encoded by the exons ATGATAACGGCGTCTTTCCTGCTGTCGCTACTTCTGAGTGTCTTCGCGAGCGTGAACACTGAAGGAGAACAACTCATCACCGATGCAGTCTGTGTGTTTGAAACGGGGACACCACAAGGCTACGTGCAATTCCACCAG AAACCCAGTCAGCGTGTGACTGTGCAAGGCAATATATCTCAACTTGCGCCAGGACTGCATGGCTTTCACGTGCACGAATATGGAGACCTGACGGATG GTTGCACGTCAGCTGGTTCCCACTACAACCCATTCGGTAAAAACCACGGGGCTCCATTTGACCAGGATCG TCATGTGGGAGACCTTGGAAATATAGAGGCAGACGAAAGTGGCTCTGCAGTATTTGCGCTGACAGATCGCCAACTAGAATTGAATGGCATGCTCTCCATCATTGGCCGCTCCATTGTG GTACACGAAGACAAGGATGACCTCGGCCGCGGCAACTTTTCAGACAGCCTCACAACTGGACACTCTGGAAGTCGAATAGCCTGTTGCGTCATTGGCATCGCGCCGGACAGCTAG